A window from Citrus sinensis cultivar Valencia sweet orange chromosome 3, DVS_A1.0, whole genome shotgun sequence encodes these proteins:
- the LOC127901226 gene encoding probable LRR receptor-like serine/threonine-protein kinase At3g47570: protein MCPRSIKFLATSLFSAESFFGNYALCGPPKLRVPPCKPDNSKRTKKIALIVLKYVLPLIVSTVLIVITIIMYIRCRNRSTKKSDHEDFLPLATWRRTSYLDIQRATDEFNECNLLGTGSFGSVYKGTISDGTDVAIKVFNLQLERAFRSFDSECEVLRNVRHRNLIKILSSCSNPDFKALVLEFMPNGSLEKWLYSHNYFLDILERLNIMIDVGSALEYLHHGHSSAPIIHCDLKPTNILLDENMVAHVSDFGISKLLGEGEDSVTQTITMATIGYMAPEYGSEGIVSAKCDVYSYGVLLMETFTRKRPTNEMFTGEMSLRRWVKESLPHRLSEVVDANLVREEQAFSAKMDCLLSIMDLALDCCMESPDKRMHMTDAAAKLKKIKVKFLDDVAASS from the exons ATGTGCCCCAGATCAATTAAATTTCTGGCTACGTCCCTATTCTCAGCTGAATCATTTTTCGGAAATTATGCACTCTGTGGTCCACCTAAACTTCGAGTCCCACCTTGCAAGCCAGATAACAGCAAAAGAACCAAGAAAATTGCTCTAATTGTCCTTAAATATGTTTTGCCTCTGATAGTATCCACCGTCCTTATAGTGATTACCATCATTATGTACATAAGATGCCGAAATAGGAGTACAAAAAAATCAGATCACGAAGATTTCCTACCTCTTGCAACATGGAGAAGAACATCGTACCTAGACATTCAACGAGCAACTGATGAATTTAATGAATGTAACTTGCTGGGTACAGGTAGCTTTGGATCAGTTTATAAAGGAACCATTTCCGACGGGACTGATGTTGCAATTAAGGTTTTCAATCTGCAACTAGAGAGAGCATTTAGGAGTTTTGATTCTGAATGTGAAGTTTTACGGAATGTTCGTCATCGAAATCTCATAAAGATCCTTAGCAGTTGTTCTAATCCAGATTTCAAAGCATTGGTACTTGAGTTCATGCCGAATGGTAGTCTCGAGAAGTGGTTGTATTCTCACAACTATTTCTTAGACATTCTAGAGAGGTTGAATATAATGATAGATGTGGGGTCGGCTCTTGAATATCTCCATCATGGTCATTCGTCGGCACCTATAATTCATTGTGATTTAAAGCCTACCAACATTCTCTTGGATGAAAATATGGTGGCACATGTGAGCGACTTCGGCATTTCCAAACTCTTAGGTGAAGGAGAAGATTCTGTGACACAAACCATAACAATGGCTACAATTGGTTATATGGCACCAG aGTATGGATCAGAAGGAATTGTTTCAGCCAAATGTGATGTCTACAGCTATGGTGTGTTATTGATGGAAACTTTCACGAGAAAGAGGCCCACCAATGAAATGTTCACAGGAGAAATGAGTTTAAGGAGATGGGTAAAGGAGTCATTACCTCACAGATTGAGTGAAGTTGTTGACGCAAATTTGGTGCGAGAAGAGCAAGCTTTTTCTGCCAAAATGGATTGTTTATTAAGCATCATGGATTTGGCTTTAGATTGTTGTATGGAGTCACCTGACAAGAGAATGCATATGACAGATGCTGCAGCGAAGCTCAAGAAGATTAAAGTCAAGTTCTTGGATGATGTTGCTGCAAGTAGTTAA
- the LOC112496300 gene encoding uncharacterized protein LOC112496300 isoform X3 yields the protein MTSPDIQKQIVSVCLAETSRAIIKEIGDSLFFVMIDESRDISTKEQMAVVLHYVDKRGHVVECFIGIEHVIDTKAVSLKASLNIVFARQGLSMSRLRGQGYDGASNMQGGLNGLKTLILKENESAYYIHCFAHQLQLALVSVAKKHQEVNDLFSLVAKVINIIAASSKRYDILKEKHAVAVSEALKTGELKSRQGMNQEITLKRSGDTRWSSHYGTLISIITHGGAHP from the coding sequence ATGACATCCCCTGATATTCAGAAGCAAATTGTAAGTGTTTGTTTAGCTGAAACTTCTAGAGCTATCATTAAAGAAATTGGtgactctttattttttgttatgatTGATGAATCTCGTGACATATCCACAAAAGAGCAAATGGCAGTTGTGTTGCATTATGTGGATAAAAGAGGACATGTGGTTGAGTGTTTTATTGGTATTGAACATGTTATTGATACTAAAGCTGTCTCTCTCAAAGCATCACTCAACATAGTATTTGCTAGACAAGGATTAAGCATGTCTAGGTTGCGTGGGCAAGGATATGATGGTGCTAGTAACATGCAAGGGGGACTTAATGGTTTGAAAACACTCATTCTAAAAGAGAATGAATCAGCTTATTACATTCATTGTTTTGCCCACCAATTACAGTTGGCCCTTGTTTCTGTGGCAAAAAAGCACCAAGAAGTTAATGATCTGTTCAGTTTAGTTGCTAAAGTTATTAACATTATTGCAGCCTCGTCTAAACGATATGATATCCTTAAAGAGAAGCATGCTGTTGCAGTTAGTGAAGCACTTAAAACGGGCGAGCTTAAAAGCAGACAAGGCATGAATCAAGAGATTACTTTAAAGCGTTCTGGCGACACACGGTGGAGCTCACATTACGGTACATTAATAAGCATTATCACACACGGTGGAGCTCATCCATAA
- the LOC112496300 gene encoding uncharacterized protein LOC112496300 isoform X2 translates to MQTFDFVLTLYLMKNILSFANELSQALQRKDQDIVNSMKLVSICKLVLQRMREHGWNSLLIQVSSFCEKHFISVPVMENMFLTPGRSRRRVQEITNMHHYRIDLFCAILDMQLQELNSRFNESSVEFSELNGIGDLAQKMVETNKHKVFSLVYLLVTLALLLPVATATVERVFSAMNYVKSRLRSRMGDEWLNDNLVVYIEKDVFDCIDNEIILQHFQHMKSRGGILD, encoded by the exons ATGCaaacatttgattttgtgCTTACTTTATActtgatgaaaaatattcttagTTTTGCAAATGAATTGTCACAAGCATTACAAAGGAAAGATCAAGATATTGTGAATTCCATGAAATTAGTTAGCATTTGCAAACTAGTTCTACAGAGGATGAGGGAACATGGATGGAATTCTTTGCTTATTcaagtttcttcattttgtgagAAACATTTTATTAGTGTTCCTGTCATGGAAAATATGTTTCTAACACCTGGAAGATCAAGGCGTAGAGTACAAGAGATCACAAATATGCATCATTATCGCATTGACCTATTTTGTGCTATTTTGGATATGCAACTTCAAGAGTTAAACAGTCGTTTTAATGAG TCTAGTGTTGAGTTTTCAGAATTAAATGGGATTGGTGATCTTGCACAGAAAATGGTTGAGACTAACAAGCACAAGGTGTTTTCAttggtttatttattagtCACATTAGCATTACTTCTACCAGTTGCCACTGCCACTGttgaaagagttttttcaGCAATGAATTATGTGAAGAGTCGACTACGAAGTCGAATGGGAGATGAATGGTTGAATGATAACCTAGTTGTGTACATTGAAAAAGATGTATTTGATTGTAttgataatgaaattattttacagcATTTTCAACACATGAAATCCCGTGGAGGAATTCTTGATTAG
- the LOC127901227 gene encoding uncharacterized protein LOC127901227, translating into MHRMAFTQHGRNALRQITKESSDRVLHHPLLFSCQGVRYRRLEVILTTKVDKLGKAGETVKVAPGYFRNHLMPKLLAVPNIEKFAHLIREQRRICQPVEEEEVKVIRKSEDNMSREFEKAARRLENARLVLRRFPNIEKLRSRASKDDPIELRSPVTKEELVAEVARQLSISIEPENLHLPSPLFAFGKYEVSMRLPKAIPLSEGKVQWTLNVKVRGK; encoded by the exons ATGCATCGGATGGCTTTTACTCAGCATGGAAGAAATGCTCTCCGGCAGATTACTAAAGAGAGCTCTGATCGCGTGTTGCATCACCCATTGCTATTTTCTTGTCAAGGAGTCAGATACAGACGATTGGAAGTGATTCTAACAACA AAAGTTGATAAGCTTGGTAAAGCTGGTGAAACTGTGAAGGTCGCTCCAGGGTATTTCCGCAACCACTTGATGCCCAAATTGCTTGCTGTTCCAAATATCGAGAAGTTTGCTCATCTCATTAGAGAGCAGCGCAGg ATTTGCCAACCTGTGGAAGAGGAAGAGGTTAAAGTTATCCGGAAGTCTGAGGACAATATGAgtagagaatttgagaaggcAGCTAGGCGCCTAGAGAATGCTCGACTG GTTTTGAGGAGATTCCCCAATATAGAAAAATTACGTTCCCGTGCATCAAAAGATGATCCCATAGAATTGCGTTCACCTGTGACAAAAGAGGAGCTTGTAGCTGAG GTGGCAAGACAACTTTCGATTTCTATTGAGCCTGAAAACCTGCATCTACCATCACCTCTGTTTGCTTTCGGGAAATACGAGGTTTCTATGCGCTTACCCAAAGCCATCCCCCTATCGGAAGGAAAGGTCCAGTGGACTCTCAATGTTAAAGTCCGCGGCAAATAA
- the LOC112496300 gene encoding probable LRR receptor-like serine/threonine-protein kinase At3g47570 isoform X1, which translates to MRLSIFFVPMLFLQYLIMASLAMTTLNNLTADQSALLAFKARVVDYRSVLTNNWSISYPICTWIGISCGSRHQRVTALNLSDIGLGGTIPPHLGNLTFLVSLDVAHNNFRGHLPNELGQLRRLRFIRFGFNKLSGSIPTWIGVLSKLQTLRLYNNSFTGPIPNSLFNLSKLEVFNAMYNVIDGNIPSRIGNFSSPFILNLGYNNLQGQIPTEIGNLQNLDTLVLSANNLSGPIPPTIFNISTLTVLNLISNQLSGHLPSTIGHSLPSIEYLTLAANKITGKIPNSITNASKLIGLELSFNSFSGHIPNTFGNLRHLGVLGLAFNNLTTESSSADKWSFLSSLTNCRNLIVLGLANNPLGGILPPVIGNFSASLQKFYAYNCKLGGSIPKEIGNLRGLIDLELGFNDLNGTISPTMGRPKRLQGLSLEDNNLEGSIPSELCHLGLMYGIRLNGNKLSGHIPPCLTSLTSLRELHLGSNKLTSSIPSSLWSLEYILEINLSSNSLNDSLPSNVQKLKVLTVLDLSRNQLSGDIPSTIGALKDIETLSLASNQFQGPIPESVGSLISLESLDLSGNNLSGKIPKSLETLSHLKQFNVSHNRLEGEIPVKGSFKNFSTRDVASIGPGGAHAPAGF; encoded by the exons ATGCGCTTATCGATTTTCTTTGTTCCTATGTTGTTTTTACAATATCTCATCATGGCTAGCTTAGCTATGACGACTTTAAACAATTTAACAGCCGATCAATCGGCTCTTCTTGCATTCAAAGCCCGTGTCGTTGATTATCGAAGTGTCCTGACAAATAATTGGTCTATATCTTATCCAATATGTACCTGGATTGGCATTTCTTGTGGTTCACGTCATCAAAGAGTCACGGCCTTGAATCTCTCAGATATAGGTCTCGGAGGTACCATTCCCCCACACTTGGGAAATCTCACGTTCTTAGTATCTCTTGATGTTGCTCATAATAATTTTCGTGGCCATCTGCCTAATGAATTGGGGCAATTACGCCGACTCAGATTCATTAGATTCGGTTTCAATAAATTGAGTGGAAGCATTCCAACATGGATTGGTGTCTTATCCAAATTACAAACGTTGAGACTTTATAATAACAGTTTCACGGGTCCAATCCCAAattctctcttcaatttatcgAAGCTGGAGGTGTTCAACGCAATGTACAACGTTATTGATGGAAATATTCCTTCACGGATAGGAAATTTTAGCAGCCCTTTCATTCTGAATCTAGGTTATAACAACCTACAAG GTCAAATTCCAACTGAGATTGGCAATCTACAAAATTTGGATACTCTTGTTCTTAGTGCGAATAATTTAAGTGGCCCCATTCCACCCACAATCTTCAACATTTCAACCCTAACAGTCCTTAATCTAATTAGCAATCAACTTTCAGGCCACTTACCATCAACGATTGGCCACTCGCTTCCGAGCATAGAGTATTTAACCTTGGCGGCCAATAAAATTACCGGAAAAATTCCCAACTCCATCACAAACGCTTCTAAACTCATTGGCCTAGAATTGAGCTTTAACTCATTCTCAGGCCATATTCCAAATACATTTGGCAACTTGAGACACCTCGGCGTGCTTGGCTTAGCATTTAATAACTTGACGACAGAATCATCTTCAGCAGATAAGTGGagttttctctcttctctgactaattgcagaaatttaatagttttaggCTTAGCTAATAATCCCTTGGGTGGCATCCTTCCACCAGTAATTGGAAATTTCTCTGCTtctcttcaaaaattttatgcatACAACTGCAAACTCGGGGGCAGCATTCCTAAAGAAATTGGTAATTTACGTGGCCTGATCGACTTAGAGCTCGGTTTCAATGACTTGAATGGAACTATTTCACCAACGATGGGAAGACCTAAGCGGCTACAAGGTTTATCTCTTGAAGATAATAATTTGGAAGGATCCATTCCCTCTGAGCTTTGCCACTTGGGGCTGATGTACGGAATAAGGTTAAATGGAAATAAGCTCTCTGGACATATACCACCATGCTTGACGAGTCTGACATCTCTAAGAGAACTCCACTTAGGCTCCAACAAGCTCACTTCTAGTATACCGTCATCCTTGTGGAGCCTTGAGTACATCTTAGAGATAAACTTGTCGTCAAATTCGTTAAATGATTCTCTCCCTTCCAATGTACAAAAGTTAAAGGTCTTGACAGTTTTAGATTTATCAAGGAATCAATTATCAGGTGATATTCCATCAACCATCGGTGCCCTCAAAGATATAGAAACTCTATCCTTGGCTAGTAATCAATTTCAAGGACCTATTCCTGAATCAGTTGGTAGTTTGATAAGCTTAGAATCCTTAGATCTCTCCGGCAACAATCTCTCTGGAAAAATTCCTAAGTCATTGGAGACACTTTCACATCTCAAACAATTTAATGTGTCTCATAATAGGCTAGAAGGGGAAATTCCTGTTAAGGGGTCTTTTAAAAACTTCTCAACCAGGGACGTAGCCAGCATAGGACCAGGTGGGGCACATGCCCCAGCTggcttttaa